A region from the Tachyglossus aculeatus isolate mTacAcu1 chromosome Y4, mTacAcu1.pri, whole genome shotgun sequence genome encodes:
- the KCNAB3 gene encoding voltage-gated potassium channel subunit beta-3, translated as MQVSIACTEQNLRSRSSEDRLCGGRPGPGGASNPAGPPPALKTRGAPPSGRPPAAPGPTASGPLRETTGRATGMKYRNLGKSGLRVSCLGLGTWVTFGSQISDEMAENVMTVAYENGVNLFDTAEVYAAGKAERTLGNILKNKGWRRSSYIVTTKIFWGGQAETERGLSRKHIIEGLRGSLERLQLSYVDIVFANRSDPNSPMEEIVRAMTYVINQGLALYWGTSRWGAAEIMEAYSVARQFNLIPPVCEQAEYHLFQRDKVETQLPELYHKIGVGSVTWSPLACGLITGKYDGRVPETCRAAIKGYQWLKDKVLSEDGKKQQAKVMDLLPIAQRLHCTVAQLAIAWCLRSEGVSSVLLGVSSEEQLLENLGALQVLGQLTPQTVLEIDGLLGNKPHSKK; from the exons ATGCAGGTGTCCATCGCCTGTACGGAGCAGAACCTCCGCAGCCGGAGCAGCGAGGACCGGCTGTGCGGGGggcggcccgggccggggggcgccAGCAACCCCGccgggccgccccccgccctcaaGACCCGCGGCGCCCCGCCGTCCGGGCGCCCGCCCGCAGCCCCCGGCCCCACCGCCTCCGGACCCCTAAGGGAGACCACGGGCCGCGCCACCGGCATGAAGTACAG GAACTTGGGAAAATCTGGTCTCCGGGTCTCCTGCCTCGGCCTTG GCACCTGGGTCACCTTTGGTTCCCAAATCTCCGATGAG ATGGCCGAGAACGTGATGACTGTTGCTTACGAGAACGGGGTGAATCTGTTCGACACGGCCGAGGTGTACGCGGCAGGGAA GGCGGAAAGGACGCTGGGAAATATCCTGAAGAACAAAGGCTGGAG gAGATCCAGCTATATTGTCACCACCAAGATCTTCTGGGGCGGCCA GGCGGAGACGGAGAGGGGCCTGAGCCGAAAGCACATCATCGAGG GACTCCGGGGTTCCCTGGAGAGACTCCAGCTCAGCTACGTGGACATTGTCTTTGCCAATCGCTCTGATCCCAACAGCCCAATGGAGG agaTCGTCCGGGCCATGACCTATGTCATCAACCAGGGCCTGGCGCTCTACTGGGGGACGTCCCGCTGGGGGGCCGCGGAAATCATG GAAGCCTATTCCGTCGCCCGCCAGTTCAACCTGATCCCGCCGGTGTGTGAGCAGGCCGAGTATCACCTCTTCCAGAGGGACAAGGTGGAAACCCAGCTGCCCGAACTCTACCACAAGATTG GTGTGGGCTCTGTCACCTGGTCCCCTCTGGCCTGTGGCCTCATCACCGGCAAGTACGACGGGAGAGTCCCAGAAACCTGCCGAGCCGCCATTAAG GGTTACCAGTGGCTGAAGGACAAGGTGCTGAGTGAGGACGGGAAGAAGCAGCAGGCCAAGGTCATGGACCTGCTGCCCATTGCTCAGCGGCTCCACTGCACCGTGGCCCAACTGGCAATTG CCTGGTGTCTCCGCAGCGAGGGGGTTAGTTCTGTCCTCCTGGGGGTCTCCAGTGAGGAGCAACTGTTGGAGAATTTGGGAGCCCTGCAG GTTCTCGGTCAGCTGACCCCCCAGACGGTGCTGGAAATCGACGGGCTCCTGGGGAACAAACCGCACTCCAAGAAATAG